In Gossypium arboreum isolate Shixiya-1 chromosome 3, ASM2569848v2, whole genome shotgun sequence, the sequence TATTTTTATTCGTTAAAGCAGTAGAGGTGTTTATGGCCAAGTTGGGTTCGGTTTAGACTGGGGCTAAGcatgatattaacatattttatgtttGTTCAATTCCGTTTCAGCCGAAAATGGGTTTAAAATTTTGCTTGAATCTGTCTATAATTTGTAAAAGACTAACCTAAGCCCATTTTAAGTCAgtctatattatattttaatttttttaaaaatatttatcttatattattttaatatttaatatatttatatattttattcattaaaatttttatatagtcatcttttaacattattttaatgtttacattagagtaaATTTCATTGAAAAAACATAATTGGGTGATTACTGATATAAATTACCCAAATAATTGTGTTCATGATTCAATTTacttttgtaaatttaaaatggTAGTGGGATTAAATTTCttgaggactaaattttaaatatttaaagagTATAAGGACTTGTAGCATATTTTAACTTGGTTCAAATTAAGATTTTAatgtttgtaattttttttatcatacaTAATTTTTGACTGGAAAACCCATATCTCTGTTTAAAACAGAGTCCTTTAATCTCAAAGCTTTATCGAACTGACGGTGAAGAACAGAAGGCGGTAGCGAAGGAGTGCTTCGAAATGCTAGAAGTCGTTGAAGGGCATGCGTTGATCGGAGGGAAAAAATTCTTCGGCGGAGACGAGATAAACATGGTGGACATTGCATTTTGCTCATTTGCTCACTGGCTCGAGTATATCGAAGACTTTACAGGGCTTAAAATCGTTGAACCACACAAGTTTCCTCGATTGAATTCATGGATCCAAAATTTCAAATCAGTCCCTGTAATCAAAGACAACTTACTCGATACTGATAAGATGTCTGCGTTGTTGAAATGTCGGAGAGAGATATTGCTGGCATCAAAATCGAGTTAGGGTTTGGAATATTGATTGCATTTTCTCCCATGGAAGTGTTAAATGTTCcccatgcaaataaataaaacaaaacttaTAGGTTTAAGTATTTGAGAGGATTCGAACATTAATGTACTTTATTTAAGggtttttagaattttaattagTCAAGTTATCAATTTATCGGACCAATTCTAATTGGTTTCCTCTAGATCGATATTTCGATTGGTTTTTGGTCCCGTCCAATTCAAATATCATTGATTTTATCACATGGAGAATTTGAGTGTTAAATGTAGTTTGAGATCATTCTATTTACTTAAAGGTTAAGTGTTAACATCTCATATATGATGTAGAACATATTtaaaacacattcatcaaaatttaaacacgtgttttataacattttatatttttatataattttagctagattttttatttttatgagattttataatatgtattttttaacCTGTAAAATTAAGCTAAAACACAAAAAATTTATGTAATATTTCAAAGTAGCTCGAGTAAAAGTCAAAGAAATTTTCTATTAGGCATTAGGTTTAATCagtaaaaattta encodes:
- the LOC108475564 gene encoding glutathione transferase GST 23-like; translation: MAVVKLFGAWTSPYCYRVIWALKLKGIPYEYIEEDLSNKSPLLLQYNPIHEKVPVLLHDGKPICESTVILRYIDEVWPQNPLLPADPHERAVALFWIKFADDKSPLISKLYRTDGEEQKAVAKECFEMLEVVEGHALIGGKKFFGGDEINMVDIAFCSFAHWLEYIEDFTGLKIVEPHKFPRLNSWIQNFKSVPVIKDNLLDTDKMSALLKCRREILLASKSS